A single region of the Papilio machaon chromosome 13, ilPapMach1.1, whole genome shotgun sequence genome encodes:
- the LOC106717857 gene encoding ovarian-specific serine/threonine-protein kinase Lok yields MGDEILQETECTQTQTQKSQVDWSQPNTPSFIPVIWGRLYSTRVSLNERNCWKDTCLDNPPYYDLIQPEFSLGRSFTCTFVMRKEIINESIVKSVSKQHFIIKRNLSEPLSPAIITDLSFNGTFINGKAIGKGLSRVLDDNDRISVTHPNAKIFIYKDLLKNEQDKVPKEISKKYYISRILGQGACGLVKLVYDKTKCTKHAMKIIKKCRLTNGEVNNLTDPQRIMNEVNIMKALRHPCIVSTEEVFDTSDTVYIILELMQGGELFDRISKYGQLSEQLTKFYFRQMVVAVKYLHSQGITHRDLKPENVLLESKDEETLVKITDFGLSKYVGEDSFMKTMCGTPLYLAPEVLRANGQNCYGPDVDVWSLGVIFFVCLVGYLPFSTDYKELSLMDQILRGQYRYSNKHWSKISLPAKLLMKRMLTVNVKNRITLDQILNHTWMQDSITLMKIERLLMQAAQVRDFDQLTLSSQNSDEENNNSDKVTVLKVAVAGKRGLSDNCTPCEPIAKRLRIDACAMTRIQKDDISTTNSCSSTD; encoded by the exons ATGGGAGATGAAATATTGCAAGAAACTGAATGTACCCAAACTCAAACACAGAAATCGCAAGTAGATTGGAGCCAGCCTAACACTCCATCTTTTATACCTGTAATTTGGGGCCGGCTTTATTCAACACGAGTGTCCTTAAATGAAAGAAACTGTTGGAAAGACACCTGTTTAGATAATCCTCCATACTACG atTTAATACAGCCTGAATTTTCCCTTGGACGGTCTTTTACCTGCACGTTTGTTATgaggaaagaaataattaatgaaagtaTAGTCAAAAGTGTTagtaaacaacattttatcattaagAGAAACTTATC gGAGCCATTAAGCCCAGCTATTATAACAGACTTGTCTTTTAATGGTACCTTTATCAATGGTAAAGCTATTGGTAAAGGTTTAAGCAGAGTCCTAGATGACAATGATAGAATATCAGTAACTCATCCTAATGCTAAAA tattcatttataaagacTTATTGAAGAATGAACAAGATAAAGTTCCTAAGGAAATAtctaaaaagtattatatatcTAGAATATTAGGACAAGGGGCTTGTGGTCTGGTCAAATTAGTGTAtgacaaaacaaaatgcacaAAGCATGCAAtgaagataattaaaaaatgcagaCTAACAAATGGAGAAGTGAACAATTTGACTGACCCACAGAGAATTATGAATGAGGTTAATATCATGAAAGCTTTAAGGCAT CCTTGCATTGTATCAACAGAAGAAGTTTTTGACACAAGCGATACTGTATATATTATCTTAGAGCTCATGCAGGGCGGAGAACTGTTTGACCGAATCTCCAAATATGGGCAACTGTCGGAACAGTTAACAAAGTTCTATTTCCGACAAATGGTGGTTGCTGTAAAATACTTACACTCTCAAGGCATCACTCACAGAGACCTTAAA CCTGAGAATGTGCTATTAGAGAGTAAAGATGAAGAAACATTGGTAAAAATAACAGACTTTGGACTCAGCAAATATGTAGGCGAAGATAGCTTTATGAAAACTATGTGTGGAACACCTTTGTATTTGGCACCAGAAGTGTTGCGAGCAAACGGACAGAATTGTTATGGACCTGATGTTGATGTATGGAGCTTGggagttatattttttgtttg tcTTGTTGGTTACTTGCCATTCTCTACTGATTACAAAGAGTTATCATTGATGGATCAGATTTTACGAGGCCAGTACAgatattcaaacaaacattggAGCAAGATAAGTTTGCCGGCCAAACTGCTCATGAAGAGAATGCTGACagtaaatgtcaaaaatagaATCACCCTCGACCAAATACTTAACCACACCTGGATGcag GATTCAATTACTCTAATGAAAATAGAAAGGCTCTTAATGCAAGCTGCTCAAGTGAGAGACTTCGATCAATTAACATTATCATCACAGAATTCTGatgaagaaaataacaattctGACAAAGTGACAGTTCTTAAGGTAGCTGTTGCCGGAAAGAGAGGATTGAGTGACAATTGTACACCGTGTGAACCTATTGCAAAGAGACTAAGAATTGATGCATGTGCTATGACTAGGATTCAAAAAGATGATATAAGCACAACCAACAGTTGTTCTtcaacagattaa
- the LOC106717876 gene encoding allatostatin: protein MNSGAIYNTLFILLVSYAFFLATASAVPLESEDEQSENALVSRPEAVDVADMSTPWDPITAAALRKLLMQLDAEERLARVGRSWPQNESRGWGLRAVDGRLARQWRADKRQVRFRQCYFNPISCFRK, encoded by the exons ATGAACTCAGGCGCCATTTACAACACCCTATTCATTCTCCTCGTCAGCTACGCTTTCTTCCTAGCGACTGCGAGCGCCGTGCCACTG GAATCCGAGGACGAGCAGTCTGAGAACGCTCTAGTAAGTCGACCGGAAGCGGTGGATGTGGCCGACATGTCCACGCCCTGGGACCCCATCACCGCGGCTGCACTGCGCAAACTGCTAATGCAACTCGACGCTGAAGAAAG ACTAGCTCGGGTGGGACGTTCCTGGCCTCAAAATGAAAGCCGGGGCTGGGGACTGCGCGCTGTGGACGGGCGACTGGCGAGGCAATGGCGCGCCGACAAGAGGCAGGTCCGCTTCCGCCAGTGCTACTTCAATCCAATCTCCTGCTTCCGCAAGTAA